TATCCTTTCCGAAGAGATATTGATCTAACTTCCCAGCCGCACTAGGGTTGAGCAAATTCTTAAGGAAAGCAGCCGAAGAATTTCCTTTGGCAATTGCTGATAAAAGAGACTTTGGGGGTTTAGTGAGAGCGTAATCACTGAGCAGCGCTTGCTTTAGTGGAACCGTAGTTCCTCCAAACGTCTGGACAAACTCCCCGCCGGAAAATTTAAGTGTCCCCAAAATTTTTTCCACCAACTGCGGATCGTTTGTTGGGAGAATTCCAACTGCATCTCCCACCTCATACTGTAAATCCTCTCCTTTGATAGAAATCTCAAAGTGGCGTGTTTCCTTCCCAAAACTTTCTCCGTTTAATCTCCTGTTGACAGTCAAGCACCCAAGGGAAGTTTTCTCTTTAGAATGGGGAGACACTTACTCTCGATACTACTAAAGCACTTTTTCAGAACTACTATAATCCTCTTGGACCTCAACAAGTGTGGAAGCTATACTGGGGATGGCGTCTCGATACGACATCCAGTGTGGAACCCATTGCCTGTCACGCAGTTTTTGGTTGCTGACGCGTTTGTTGCTATGTCCTCGCTTGCGCTCTAGATTTTCATGGCCCTCCCGAGGCAGTGGCATTTGGAAAAAGTCCGCCAGCCACTGATATATCTCGCATTGCCTAGCCGGTCTGCAATCACAAACGTTGTAGATACCTTCTGGAGCGTGTAAGAGACATACCAGAGCCCGCGCTGCATCCTCCCGATGAATTTGGTTGATCCAGCGCTGGCCATCGCCTTCCAGTCGAGCCTGACCTGTAAGAAATCTCTTCATGAGCACACTGCGCGCTGGTCCATAGATTCCAGCCAGTCGCGCGACGGTTCCGCCAGTCCTTAGTATCGCGTTCTCCGCTTCCAGCAGGATTTTACCCGCCAGGTGTTTTGGTTCTGCAGGGCTTTGTTCATCCACAATCTCCCCATCCTCTTGGGCGTAAAGGGAAGTGCTACTGGCAAAGAGGATCTTTTTTGGACGAAGAACCTTAGAAACGTTGCAGCTTCCCTGAAGGTACAGTGCCTGGTAGGCCTCTGCTCCCCCTCCACGAGAGCTAGCACAGAAAAAAACCGCATCCAATTGCAACTCAGAAAACAGCTGGAGGCTCGTGCCCTGTACAACATCACAAGCCCTTATCGGATAAGGCTTATGGGATAGACGGCCGGCTGATAGATCGCTCCTACAGGTCGCGCAAACTTCCCATCCCATCTGGAAGAGCAAATCGGCTACAACTTCCCCAATGAACCCGCACCCAATAATTAAAGCTCTAGGCACGGCTAGCACCATAAACTTCAGTGCACATGAAAGCGAAGTTTCATCTTATTCCTCCTGGCGTTATTTTTAGCCTTCCGCCTGGCCTTTTGGGCAGGAGTTTCGAAGGCACGCAGACGCCGCACCTCATCCAGTATCCCATCCGCATCGATCTTGCTCTTCAGGCGTTTCAGCGCCCGATCGATGGGTTCTCCTCTACGAACAACTACTTCAGCCACAATCTCACCTACTTTCTTCTTTTCATCCCTTTCCTACAGGAGGGGCCAGCCTAGCGGAAGTTTCCAAGGACGTCAAACGATACCTCTCGGGAAGGGAAGCCAGGGCAAGCCTTTTTTCTGACAAGGATCTCATTAGCAATCTTATCTGTAATTTCCCCCGAAAATTCCTCCTTTTCGGCGTGCATACCAAACAACGATCGGCGGTGCTACAAACACCGAAGAATAAGTCCCTACAAGCACGCCAACAAGGATTGTAAAAGCAAAGTCTCGAAGTATTTCTCCCCCAATAAAATAAAGTGCCACCACAGAAAGTAATGTGGTACCACCAGTTAAAATAGTCCTACCAAGGGTCTCATTAATACTCTGATTTATCAACGCCTCGATAGCTCTTAAAGATTTACCACCAGCCCACTTCTCCCGGATGCGATCAAAGACTACTATCGTGTCGTTGACGGAGTACCCAGCAATAATTAGAGTAGCTCCCACCAGAACAAGAGAGAATGTACCTCCTGTGAAGGCAAAGAGGCCAATTGTAATGAGAACGTCGTGCACAACTGCAACGATTGCTCCTAGAGCAAAGGCAAATTCGAAGCGTATGGCAACGTAGAGAAGAATGGCTGCTACGCTCAGCCCTAGAGCAAGGGTTGATCTTGTAGCAAACTCCCTTCCAACTCGAGCGCCAACAGCATCCTGTTGTATCACCCGCAGCCCTCGATTTAAGGATGTGCTAGAGAGGGCAGCAATGATTGCTTTAGAGGAGCCTTTCGGGCCCTGGATGACGAGTCTTTCGGGACCGATACCATGCGCAAGTTGGACAGAAATAGTCCCAAAGCCTAGCCGGCCCAGCTCATGATCCACTTCTTTCAGGCTGGTGGGGTGCTGGCATTGCATAATGAGGAGATCCCCTCCAAGGAAGTCGATACCAAAATTCTTCTTCCCCCGCAAGGCAACGAATACCCCGGAACTGATCAGGAGCAACAACGAAATTCCAATGGCTAGCTTCTGATTCTCTAGGAAGTCAAATTCCCATTTAGGAATCCAGTCCAGCAGGTGTAGTTTCCGGAGATATCCCCTGGTGACAAGATAGTGGAAGAGAATGCGGGTAACGATCAGTGATGTAAAAAGAGATGTCACGATGCCTAGTGTAAGTGTTACCGCAAATCCTCGTACTGTCCCAACTGCCTGCCAAAGGAGGATAATTGCCGCTAGGAGTGTGGTAACATTGGCATCCAGAATGGCGCTGAAAGCCTTTTCATAGGCCCCCCGGAGGGCAATATCTAACGCCTTTTTGGTCCTTAGCTCTTCCCGCAGACGTTCATAGACAAGCACACTGGCATCCACAGACATGCCAATTGTCAGAATAATGCCGGCGATTCCGGGCAGCGTAAAGACAAAGCGAAACATGGCCATCATACCCAGAAGGAAAAGCATGTTCACAGCGAGCCCAAAGAGAGAAATTAGGCCAGCCAAACGGTAATATATTCCCGTAAACACCATCACCAATATTAGCCCCACTAGCCCGGCAAAAAGTCCCTGGTGCACTGAGTCGTGTCCTAATGTGGCTGATACACTGCGAATTTCCTCAATCTCTACCGGCACGCGGAGTGGATTCTGTAAGATATTTGCCAGATGTCTTGCTTGCTGCTCCGTAAAGTTGCCGGTGATCTGGGCTACCCCGCCGTAATGGCGTGCCTTGAGAATAGGAGTGGATTGAATCTGCCCATCTAATAGTATTGCAAGAGATTGTCCCAAGTGAGCCTCTGCCAATCGATCAAAAAGCTTAGCCCCCTCGTTGTCTAAGCGAAGACTTACTCCGTACCCTTGTTGATCGAAAAAAATATGAGCAGCAGCAACGTGGTTTCCGGCAATTTCTGGACGCCTTCTGATAAGGCGTTTGGCTGTATAAAGGCTCCCCTCAGGGTTTTTAAATTGCTCCTTCTTAACAGTGTAGCCAGGTGGGATTATTCCTTGGCCAGATTCGATTAGCGGGATAAGACGCTGACTTTCAGGATGAATGGATGCAAACTCCAGCCTAGCCATCCGCTGCAACTGGGCTTTTGTTTCCTCTATCTGCTGTGGGGTTTCTACCCCAGGAACCTGAACAAGTATGCGACTCTCCCCCTGCGGGGCAATAACGGGCTCGTTTATCCCAAGCAAGTCGATACGCTGGCGGATAATTTCTACCGCTTGCCATACCATTTCCCGCGTAATTCTTTCTCCAGGTAGATGGACTAGCTTAATTAGGAACGAGCTGCCCCCTCGCAAATCTAGCCCCAACGGGATTTTTTTCGAGGGAGGCCATACTTGCTGTAGGCAAAAAGATATTAACAGACCGCTGAGGATTAGGCCGAGAGCAGGTCGGCGCCCAGCAAGATCCTCCATGCAATACCATCCAAGTAGAACCACGATGGTAAGCCAAAAGGCAAATAGGAGGATAGGCGGCACAGGATCTTGTCAGGTTCCAATTGGATGGCTCCTTAATCAGGAATTTTTCCTTGGCTAGCTTGGCCAGCGGTTGTGTCTACGACCGCTATAATACTCGACTTCTCAAACTCAATTTTTACATTGTCTGCTACCTTCAGGACAACTGTCTTGTCTTTCACGTTAGCAATAAGACCATGTATGCCTGAGTTGGTAAGGACCTTACTTCCCGCTTTGAGGTCCTGTAGTAAACGCTGATGCTCTCTATGTTTTTTCTGTTGTGGGCGTACCATTAGAAGATAGAAGACAACAACAACGAAAACGAAGAGGACGAGTTGGTTAAGCATTGCTGGTCCAGTAGTTGATTGAAAAGCTACACTGGTAGCTTGGGCCAGGGTACAGAAAGGTGTCATATTAAATCGGGTGATGTGGCTCAAAAAGTTTGGCTGAAGAGGCGGGTAAACGCTAGAGTGAGGCCTGGCTAAATGAAGGACTTGTCGTCTCAAGCACGGGCGCGGATTCCTATGCGGCCTCGCTAAGAAAAGTAAAAGTTGTAGGCTACTGAAAATTTATAGGTAGGTTCAATGAACGGCACTTAGTCTTGTACCCCAATGGGAACGTGTCACTTAGAGCGAACCAAAAGCACGCAGGATTGCTGGATCTATTGCCCGGACACCTTATACTCTGCCTTCCTTTGGGAGTAGGATTTTGAGCGACATAGCGATGCTTGATAACGTGAAATTTCACAAAAATAGCCCCTGCCTGATTGGGTAGACACCGCATTGCATCTTTTCGCCTACGCTTCTAGGATACTACAAGAGCTGTCTATCCTGTTAATCTCCGGACTTCTTCCCACCTTTGCTCACTGCTAACTAGAAGAACGACCCAGATAGGCACCCGTACGGGTATCGACCTTTACTGCTTGTCCCTCCCTAATAAAAAGAGGCACGTGGACCACCTTTCCAGTCTCTAAGGTGACAGGTTTCAGCACATTGCTAACCGAATCCCCACGAACCCCCTCCGGGGATTCTATGACTTTTAGACTAACCGAAGAAGGTAATTCGATTTGAACCGGCCTATCTCCTATTTTTAGGATAGTTACTGAGAGGTTTTCTGTAAGATACTCTTTGATGGAAACTACCAGATCCTCCTGTAGGCTGATTGTCTCGTAGGTTTTGGGCTCCATGAAGTGGTATCCATGGCGGTCAGCATAGCTGAACTCAAGAGTCTGTCGCGTTATCTCTACAAGCTCTACTTTTTCAGTAGAGGAGAACCTTACCTCAGCTGACCTCCCAGTGCTGATGTAGCGGATTAGCACCTGAACAAAGGCCCTCAGATTACCTGGAGTCCGGTGTTGTACCTCCAGTACAATAGCTGGATGTTTATTGTAACGAACAGCCATGCCCTTACGTAGGTCATTCGCGAGAGCCATTAGTGTGGGATCAATAGATCTTTGCTAGGTATTCAAAAGCGCCTAAGCCAGCTTTAGGCGTGTTAAGTCTTGTGAGTCAACCAGTCCTATGGGTCGGTTGGAGGTGTCTACAACCACCAGGTCATCGATCCGATGTTTCCGAAGAATACGGAGAACCTCAGCAGCAGGTTGGCTATCAATAACCGTTACTGGGTAACGTGTAACAAATTTTTCGACCATCTGACCCCCAATATCAGGAGAACTAGGGAAATGTCTGGCAAAATCACCTTGGGTAAAAATGCCGGATAGATAGCCAGAAGAATCTACCACTGTAACGCACCCACACCGTTTGTGCGTCATCTTTTGAACAGCCTCCAGGACGGTAGCTGAGGGTAAGACAAGAGCCATTTCTTCACGCGTGCGCATGACATCTCTCACCTTTAGCAAAAGAGAACGCCCCAGGCGGCCGCCCGGGTGAAACTTGGCAAAGTCTTCTGCGCTGAAACAGTTTGTTTCCAGAAGCACCATTGCCAGCGCATCTCCAATTACCAACATTGCCGTCGTACTGGAGGTGGGAGAAAGAGAGAGCGGACAAGCCTCCCGTGAAACAGCCACGTCTAATACGATGTCACTGGCCCTGGCCAGACTAGAATTGATGCTACCAGTCATTGCAATCATTTTGACATCAAAACGGATGAGAGCTGGAAGGATACCTACTATCTCTTCCGTTTCACCACTATAGCTTAAGAAAAGGACTACATCCCCGCCGGCGACAATGCCAAGGTCACCATGTAGCGCATTTAGAGAACTTAAAACAACAGCTGCACTCCCTGTACTAGTAAGGGTGGCTGCAATCTTTTTTCCAATATGACCTGACTTCCCTACACCAACTACAACGATCTTCCCCCTTTTTTGAAGGGTAGCCTTAATCAAATTTACTGCATCCAAGAAACTAGTACCTAAACGCTGCCCAACGCGACACACCTCCTCCATCTCAATGGAGACAACGCGCCTGGCCCGTTCTAAGTAATCCATTCCGGATTTTTTTAACCTGGATCAAGAGGAAACAACAACCCTCCTCCCCCTCCTACAGAAGGGGAGTATACCACACGCTGTCGGATAGCGTCAAAAGAGAAACACACACTACCGTATGATGCCTCGATGGCTAGAGGTAATAAAAGAAATAAGAGTATTAATATTGCTACTAGAGCCCATCTCCTGTCGGATCCTTTTTAGAGCCTGTTGCACGTTGAGATTAGAACGATAGAGGATGCGAAAAGCTCCTTTCAATGTTAGAAGTTCACCTTCCCCGAATCCAAAACGTTTCAGCCCTACAACATTAATTCCGTGGATCTCCGCTGGGTTTCCGTCTGCAATCATAAAAGGAGGGACATCTTGTACAATTTTGGAACACCCTCCCACAATAGCGTGTTGACCGATTCGACAAAATTGGTGCGCTGCGGTCAGGCCGCCAATAACTGCATGGTCTTCCACACAAACATGTCCGGCAAGTGTAGCACCGTTTGAAAAAACAATATGATTGCCAACTTCGCAGTCATGGGCTACGTGGCTGTATGCTAGAAAGTTACTGTAATTCCCAATTACAGTCTTTGATTTTTGGGTAGTCCCCCGATTAATGGTGACACCCTCTCGAAAAGTATTACTCTTTCCAATTTCCAGGTGAGTGGGCTCACCTTCATATTTAAGATCTTGCGTGCGCTGACCGATAGAACAA
This DNA window, taken from Candidatus Xiphinematobacter sp., encodes the following:
- a CDS encoding NAD-dependent epimerase/dehydratase family protein, which gives rise to MVLAVPRALIIGCGFIGEVVADLLFQMGWEVCATCRSDLSAGRLSHKPYPIRACDVVQGTSLQLFSELQLDAVFFCASSRGGGAEAYQALYLQGSCNVSKVLRPKKILFASSTSLYAQEDGEIVDEQSPAEPKHLAGKILLEAENAILRTGGTVARLAGIYGPARSVLMKRFLTGQARLEGDGQRWINQIHREDAARALVCLLHAPEGIYNVCDCRPARQCEIYQWLADFFQMPLPREGHENLERKRGHSNKRVSNQKLRDRQWVPHWMSYRDAIPSIASTLVEVQEDYSSSEKVL
- a CDS encoding 30S ribosomal protein S21, whose product is MAEVVVRRGEPIDRALKRLKSKIDADGILDEVRRLRAFETPAQKARRKAKNNARRNKMKLRFHVH
- the secD gene encoding protein translocase subunit SecD: MPPILLFAFWLTIVVLLGWYCMEDLAGRRPALGLILSGLLISFCLQQVWPPSKKIPLGLDLRGGSSFLIKLVHLPGERITREMVWQAVEIIRQRIDLLGINEPVIAPQGESRILVQVPGVETPQQIEETKAQLQRMARLEFASIHPESQRLIPLIESGQGIIPPGYTVKKEQFKNPEGSLYTAKRLIRRRPEIAGNHVAAAHIFFDQQGYGVSLRLDNEGAKLFDRLAEAHLGQSLAILLDGQIQSTPILKARHYGGVAQITGNFTEQQARHLANILQNPLRVPVEIEEIRSVSATLGHDSVHQGLFAGLVGLILVMVFTGIYYRLAGLISLFGLAVNMLFLLGMMAMFRFVFTLPGIAGIILTIGMSVDASVLVYERLREELRTKKALDIALRGAYEKAFSAILDANVTTLLAAIILLWQAVGTVRGFAVTLTLGIVTSLFTSLIVTRILFHYLVTRGYLRKLHLLDWIPKWEFDFLENQKLAIGISLLLLISSGVFVALRGKKNFGIDFLGGDLLIMQCQHPTSLKEVDHELGRLGFGTISVQLAHGIGPERLVIQGPKGSSKAIIAALSSTSLNRGLRVIQQDAVGARVGREFATRSTLALGLSVAAILLYVAIRFEFAFALGAIVAVVHDVLITIGLFAFTGGTFSLVLVGATLIIAGYSVNDTIVVFDRIREKWAGGKSLRAIEALINQSINETLGRTILTGGTTLLSVVALYFIGGEILRDFAFTILVGVLVGTYSSVFVAPPIVVWYARRKGGIFGGNYR
- the yajC gene encoding preprotein translocase subunit YajC yields the protein MTPFCTLAQATSVAFQSTTGPAMLNQLVLFVFVVVVFYLLMVRPQQKKHREHQRLLQDLKAGSKVLTNSGIHGLIANVKDKTVVLKVADNVKIEFEKSSIIAVVDTTAGQASQGKIPD
- the efp gene encoding elongation factor P yields the protein MALANDLRKGMAVRYNKHPAIVLEVQHRTPGNLRAFVQVLIRYISTGRSAEVRFSSTEKVELVEITRQTLEFSYADRHGYHFMEPKTYETISLQEDLVVSIKEYLTENLSVTILKIGDRPVQIELPSSVSLKVIESPEGVRGDSVSNVLKPVTLETGKVVHVPLFIREGQAVKVDTRTGAYLGRSSS
- a CDS encoding KpsF/GutQ family sugar-phosphate isomerase — encoded protein: MDYLERARRVVSIEMEEVCRVGQRLGTSFLDAVNLIKATLQKRGKIVVVGVGKSGHIGKKIAATLTSTGSAAVVLSSLNALHGDLGIVAGGDVVLFLSYSGETEEIVGILPALIRFDVKMIAMTGSINSSLARASDIVLDVAVSREACPLSLSPTSSTTAMLVIGDALAMVLLETNCFSAEDFAKFHPGGRLGRSLLLKVRDVMRTREEMALVLPSATVLEAVQKMTHKRCGCVTVVDSSGYLSGIFTQGDFARHFPSSPDIGGQMVEKFVTRYPVTVIDSQPAAEVLRILRKHRIDDLVVVDTSNRPIGLVDSQDLTRLKLA
- the lpxA gene encoding acyl-ACP--UDP-N-acetylglucosamine O-acyltransferase, producing MTRIHHTAIVDSTAILEEGCCIGPYCNVGPKVFLGKSCVLHSHVVLHGPCTIGVKNTFYPFCSIGQRTQDLKYEGEPTHLEIGKSNTFREGVTINRGTTQKSKTVIGNYSNFLAYSHVAHDCEVGNHIVFSNGATLAGHVCVEDHAVIGGLTAAHQFCRIGQHAIVGGCSKIVQDVPPFMIADGNPAEIHGINVVGLKRFGFGEGELLTLKGAFRILYRSNLNVQQALKRIRQEMGSSSNINTLISFITSSHRGIIR